In Haliotis asinina isolate JCU_RB_2024 chromosome 15, JCU_Hal_asi_v2, whole genome shotgun sequence, one DNA window encodes the following:
- the LOC137265257 gene encoding uncharacterized protein gives MDALTILIFLHVVYSKLQLSSTGNSFPGLYLIPTQYAAPTIQKSPHTTPAAGFIFNNVKPERDIITSPIPGKCPTPIPIVNRSLSCQQTQMRRLDLSDDQLKQVLSDVGGNYVKDYMATSDDEAEQNFPNMLSLNDMYEDADFDGHPDDWAWDYTRTKRELLSQLEEAYRQYYSRSIPDSTSSTTTTTMPKSLLQLLLNRTVYRSANHEDTEVKDAGEETLKTKSQKDPGHLRSGGQEQTSPSLIMSNAGKWREINVNIPLRIVAQVLPAKVMYPERKRFRRNTDGSGTEQKYCRDLGEQTNDGYLHMCSTCAHTTTLGPDRFPRIINEVWCNTDSKGCLHVGGTAHGSCRQTVVYMTMLRKKQNTCMSIIKDGVHYITDEWEKYAQPIKVGCECVVDKRSPFAKYVKP, from the exons ATGGACGCGTTGACGATTCTCATCTTCCTCCATGTCGTATACTCAAAGTTGCAGCTTTCAAGTACAG GCAACTCGTTTCCGGGCCTTTATCTGATCCCTACGCAATATGCAGCCCCCACCATTCAGAAGTCTCCTCACACAACACCTGCCGCGGGCTTCATATTCAACAACGTCAAACCGGAGAGGGACATTATAACGTCCCCTATCCCCGGGAAGTGCCCTACCCCCATCCCCATTGTCAACCGTTCGTTGTCATGCCAACAAACGCAGATGCGGCGACTCGACCTTTCCGATGACCAGCTGAAACAAGTCTTGTCTGACGTCGGCGGCAACTACGTCAAGGACTACATGGCGACGTCGGATGATGAGGCAGAGCAGAACTTCCCTAACATGTTGTCACTAAACGATATGTATGAG GATGCTGACTTCGACGGACATCCAGACGACTGGGCGTGGGACTACACCAGGACCAAGAGGGAACTGCTCAGTCAGTTGGAGGAGGCGTACAGGCAGTATTACAGCCGGAGCATACCTGACTCCACCAGCAGCACCACGACGACCACCATGCCGAAGTCTCTGCTGCAGCTGCTGTTGAACCGGACAGTTTACAGG AGTGCAAATCATGAAGACACTGAGGTCAAGGACGCAGGGGAGGAAACTCTGAAAACGAAGAGTCAGAAAGATCCCGGCCATCTTAGATCAGGAGGACAGGAACAGACTAGTCCTAGCCTTATTATGAGTAACGCCGGTAAATGGCGTGAAATCAATGTCAATATACCACTGCGCATAGTCGCGCAGGTACTTCCGGCGAAGGTCATGTATCCAGAAAGAAAACGTTTTCGACGTAACACGGATG GTTCGGGGACGGAGCAGAAGTACTGTAGAGACTTGGGGGAGCAGACTAATGACGGTTACCTACATATGTGTTCCACATGTGCCCACACCACAACCCTCGGGCCGGACCGCTTCCCCAGGATCATCAATGAGGTCTGGTGTAACACGGACAGTAAGGGATGTCTGCATGTGGGAGGTACAG cTCATGGATCGTGTCGCCAGACTGTGGTCTACATGACGATGTTGCGGAAGAAGCAGAACACCTGCATGTCCATCATCAAAGATGGCGTTCACTACATCACGGACGAATGGGAGAAGTACGCTCAACCCATCAAAGTTGGATGTGAATGTGTGGTCGACAAAAGATCTCCCTTTGCTAAATATGTGAAACCCTAG
- the LOC137265255 gene encoding golgin subfamily A member 6-like protein 25 isoform X3 encodes MVMDLFHLNFVKYAPFMEDNARIAGGSHGAGRTPLTTESFPTPKQNGHLLSGEGTPPAPRLTFYHNAGGSRVRAENAPRKHNRRLQSLPPRKPKADDDSPRMANSAPSRKGQKAVAPLPKLNNLMAKLKTSEREHTYGKHRTNDHAGMSTKAHESQNQKSQKFATAWANARAEQPKLRSDDRGSPNEKRDVPEKRSDPFHAKTERRSHPVIPEEVTKEREKIRRRNEQTLSHIFHSSDKENTSPVKQRASPKEDTKAREKRIALAKRDWNPSYVIPKPMASRRRGEDTHQPVLTDANELYKAYTGHTKRELRKGDDTISRIGSQYGEVYQATITISPRNAKEYVLTLREADAYKKMNSVYGTDSFRKKRKSYLLQKLITVELDQIKEHNQTVQERERKRVESKRRQQKQLNHLRKRFKDQQYRRFRSQYVTSRVLEHEKMNRNLYGLPEEYAPDRNEDREELDSPEDESEQSVKSRKKRDELITSFDKRKKRKAYERKYKNMFNISVGPSWDPRATTPKMEGVDIIALEVKDKDGKVKEKKAEVKDIVRDARKLLQDSSRDYDLSLNESRLTSPYSRSTRLDRRRPSLDSLEIDDDDDDDDDIFERARRKYNLDVDSQV; translated from the exons GATTGCCGGCGGTAGCCATGGTGCAGGTCGAACCCCCCTCACGACTGAGTCCTTCCCgacaccaaaacaaaatggCCACCTGTTATCAGGGGAGGGAACTCCGCCTGCACCCCGGCTGACGTTCTACCATAACGCAGGTGGATCACGTGTAAGGGCGGAGAATGCTCCCCGGAAACATAACAGGCGGCTCCAGTCACTGCCCCCAAGAAAGCCTAAAG CTGACGATGACTCACCCAGGATGGCGAACTCCGCCCCTTCTAGGAAGGgacagaaggcggtggctcctCTCCCTAAACTCAACAACTTGATGGCCAAGCTCAAGACATCAGAGCGAGAACATACATATGGAAAACACCGTACAAATG ACCACGCCGGGATGTCAACAAAAGCGCATGAATCTCAGAACCAGAA GTCCCAAAAGTTTGCTACCGCATGGGCTAACGCTAGAGCTGAACAGCCCAAACTCAGAAG CGATGACAGGGGCTCCCCTAACGAGAAACGCGATGTTCCCGAAAAAAGGTCCGACCCCTTCCATGCCAAGACTGAAAGAAGATCACATCCTGTGATCCCTGAAGAAGTCACGAAAGAACGAGAGAAGATCAGACGGAGGAATGAACAAACACTCAGCCACATCTTCCATTCCTCAGACAAGGAGAACACTTCTCCCGTGAAACAAAGAGCGTCGCCCAAAGAGGACACGAAGGCAAGAGAGAAGCGGATTGCTCTGGCAAAAAGAGACTGGAACCCTAGTTATGTAATTCCAAAACCTATGGCCAGTAGACGACGGGGTGAAGACACCCATCAGCCAGTTCTCACTGACGCCAATGAACTGTACAAAGCCTACACTGGACACACGAAGCGGGAGTTGAGGAAGGGTGATGACACCATTAGCAGAATTGGCTCTCAGTATGGTGAGGTGTACCAAGCCACGATCACCATCTCCCCACGAAATGCTAAGGAATATGTGCTCACTCTCAGGGAAGCAGATGCATATAAAAAGATGAATTCTGTTTACGGTACTGATTCGTTTAGGAAAAAACGAAAATCATACCTCCTACAAAAATTAATAACTGTAGAACTCGATCAGATTAAAGAACATAaccaaactgttcaggaaagaGAACGAAAAAGGGTCGAATCTAAACGCCGACAGCAGAAACAACTTAATCATCTGAGAAAACGCTTTAAAGACCAACAGTATCGTCGCTTCCGGTCCCAGTACGTCACAAGTCGCGTGTTAGAGCACGAGAAGATGAACCGGAACTTGTACGGACTTCCGGAGGAGTATGCGCCTGACAGGAATGAAGACAGGGAGGAACTGGATTCTCCGGAGGATGAATCCGAACAGAGCGTGAAGAGCAGGAAGAAAAGGGACGAGCTGATTACATCGTTTGACAAGAGGAAGAAGAGGAAAGCCTATGAGAGGAAGTACAAGAACATGTTCAACATAAGTGTAGGTCCGTCCTGGGATCCACGGGCAACAACGCCCAAGATGGAGGGAGTCGACATTATCGCTTTGGAAGTCAAGGATAAGGACG GAAAAGTCAAGGAGAAGAAGGCAGAGGTCAAAGACATTGTAAGGGACGCAAGGAAGTTATTACAGGACTCCAGTAGAG ATTACGATCTATCGCTGAACGAGTCGAGGCTGACATCCCCATACAGTCGTTCGACACGTCTTGACCGACGTCGGCCATCACTCGACTCTCTGGAAatagatgatgacgatgatgacgatgacgatatTTTTGAGCGTGCAAGACGAAAATACAACCTAGATGTAGACAGTCAAGTGTAG
- the LOC137265255 gene encoding golgin subfamily A member 6-like protein 25 isoform X2 encodes MTRHVKFSQTTSYDKDDFKLPSIFINNRIAGGSHGAGRTPLTTESFPTPKQNGHLLSGEGTPPAPRLTFYHNAGGSRVRAENAPRKHNRRLQSLPPRKPKADDDSPRMANSAPSRKGQKAVAPLPKLNNLMAKLKTSEREHTYGKHRTNDHAGMSTKAHESQNQKSQKFATAWANARAEQPKLRSDDRGSPNEKRDVPEKRSDPFHAKTERRSHPVIPEEVTKEREKIRRRNEQTLSHIFHSSDKENTSPVKQRASPKEDTKAREKRIALAKRDWNPSYVIPKPMASRRRGEDTHQPVLTDANELYKAYTGHTKRELRKGDDTISRIGSQYGEVYQATITISPRNAKEYVLTLREADAYKKMNSVYGTDSFRKKRKSYLLQKLITVELDQIKEHNQTVQERERKRVESKRRQQKQLNHLRKRFKDQQYRRFRSQYVTSRVLEHEKMNRNLYGLPEEYAPDRNEDREELDSPEDESEQSVKSRKKRDELITSFDKRKKRKAYERKYKNMFNISVGPSWDPRATTPKMEGVDIIALEVKDKDGKVKEKKAEVKDIVRDARKLLQDSSRDYDLSLNESRLTSPYSRSTRLDRRRPSLDSLEIDDDDDDDDDIFERARRKYNLDVDSQV; translated from the exons GATTGCCGGCGGTAGCCATGGTGCAGGTCGAACCCCCCTCACGACTGAGTCCTTCCCgacaccaaaacaaaatggCCACCTGTTATCAGGGGAGGGAACTCCGCCTGCACCCCGGCTGACGTTCTACCATAACGCAGGTGGATCACGTGTAAGGGCGGAGAATGCTCCCCGGAAACATAACAGGCGGCTCCAGTCACTGCCCCCAAGAAAGCCTAAAG CTGACGATGACTCACCCAGGATGGCGAACTCCGCCCCTTCTAGGAAGGgacagaaggcggtggctcctCTCCCTAAACTCAACAACTTGATGGCCAAGCTCAAGACATCAGAGCGAGAACATACATATGGAAAACACCGTACAAATG ACCACGCCGGGATGTCAACAAAAGCGCATGAATCTCAGAACCAGAA GTCCCAAAAGTTTGCTACCGCATGGGCTAACGCTAGAGCTGAACAGCCCAAACTCAGAAG CGATGACAGGGGCTCCCCTAACGAGAAACGCGATGTTCCCGAAAAAAGGTCCGACCCCTTCCATGCCAAGACTGAAAGAAGATCACATCCTGTGATCCCTGAAGAAGTCACGAAAGAACGAGAGAAGATCAGACGGAGGAATGAACAAACACTCAGCCACATCTTCCATTCCTCAGACAAGGAGAACACTTCTCCCGTGAAACAAAGAGCGTCGCCCAAAGAGGACACGAAGGCAAGAGAGAAGCGGATTGCTCTGGCAAAAAGAGACTGGAACCCTAGTTATGTAATTCCAAAACCTATGGCCAGTAGACGACGGGGTGAAGACACCCATCAGCCAGTTCTCACTGACGCCAATGAACTGTACAAAGCCTACACTGGACACACGAAGCGGGAGTTGAGGAAGGGTGATGACACCATTAGCAGAATTGGCTCTCAGTATGGTGAGGTGTACCAAGCCACGATCACCATCTCCCCACGAAATGCTAAGGAATATGTGCTCACTCTCAGGGAAGCAGATGCATATAAAAAGATGAATTCTGTTTACGGTACTGATTCGTTTAGGAAAAAACGAAAATCATACCTCCTACAAAAATTAATAACTGTAGAACTCGATCAGATTAAAGAACATAaccaaactgttcaggaaagaGAACGAAAAAGGGTCGAATCTAAACGCCGACAGCAGAAACAACTTAATCATCTGAGAAAACGCTTTAAAGACCAACAGTATCGTCGCTTCCGGTCCCAGTACGTCACAAGTCGCGTGTTAGAGCACGAGAAGATGAACCGGAACTTGTACGGACTTCCGGAGGAGTATGCGCCTGACAGGAATGAAGACAGGGAGGAACTGGATTCTCCGGAGGATGAATCCGAACAGAGCGTGAAGAGCAGGAAGAAAAGGGACGAGCTGATTACATCGTTTGACAAGAGGAAGAAGAGGAAAGCCTATGAGAGGAAGTACAAGAACATGTTCAACATAAGTGTAGGTCCGTCCTGGGATCCACGGGCAACAACGCCCAAGATGGAGGGAGTCGACATTATCGCTTTGGAAGTCAAGGATAAGGACG GAAAAGTCAAGGAGAAGAAGGCAGAGGTCAAAGACATTGTAAGGGACGCAAGGAAGTTATTACAGGACTCCAGTAGAG ATTACGATCTATCGCTGAACGAGTCGAGGCTGACATCCCCATACAGTCGTTCGACACGTCTTGACCGACGTCGGCCATCACTCGACTCTCTGGAAatagatgatgacgatgatgacgatgacgatatTTTTGAGCGTGCAAGACGAAAATACAACCTAGATGTAGACAGTCAAGTGTAG
- the LOC137265255 gene encoding golgin subfamily A member 6-like protein 25 isoform X1: MTERLTLPYIVPPGETDTGRPTYLVSQRRPRIAGGSHGAGRTPLTTESFPTPKQNGHLLSGEGTPPAPRLTFYHNAGGSRVRAENAPRKHNRRLQSLPPRKPKADDDSPRMANSAPSRKGQKAVAPLPKLNNLMAKLKTSEREHTYGKHRTNDHAGMSTKAHESQNQKSQKFATAWANARAEQPKLRSDDRGSPNEKRDVPEKRSDPFHAKTERRSHPVIPEEVTKEREKIRRRNEQTLSHIFHSSDKENTSPVKQRASPKEDTKAREKRIALAKRDWNPSYVIPKPMASRRRGEDTHQPVLTDANELYKAYTGHTKRELRKGDDTISRIGSQYGEVYQATITISPRNAKEYVLTLREADAYKKMNSVYGTDSFRKKRKSYLLQKLITVELDQIKEHNQTVQERERKRVESKRRQQKQLNHLRKRFKDQQYRRFRSQYVTSRVLEHEKMNRNLYGLPEEYAPDRNEDREELDSPEDESEQSVKSRKKRDELITSFDKRKKRKAYERKYKNMFNISVGPSWDPRATTPKMEGVDIIALEVKDKDGKVKEKKAEVKDIVRDARKLLQDSSRDYDLSLNESRLTSPYSRSTRLDRRRPSLDSLEIDDDDDDDDDIFERARRKYNLDVDSQV, from the exons GATTGCCGGCGGTAGCCATGGTGCAGGTCGAACCCCCCTCACGACTGAGTCCTTCCCgacaccaaaacaaaatggCCACCTGTTATCAGGGGAGGGAACTCCGCCTGCACCCCGGCTGACGTTCTACCATAACGCAGGTGGATCACGTGTAAGGGCGGAGAATGCTCCCCGGAAACATAACAGGCGGCTCCAGTCACTGCCCCCAAGAAAGCCTAAAG CTGACGATGACTCACCCAGGATGGCGAACTCCGCCCCTTCTAGGAAGGgacagaaggcggtggctcctCTCCCTAAACTCAACAACTTGATGGCCAAGCTCAAGACATCAGAGCGAGAACATACATATGGAAAACACCGTACAAATG ACCACGCCGGGATGTCAACAAAAGCGCATGAATCTCAGAACCAGAA GTCCCAAAAGTTTGCTACCGCATGGGCTAACGCTAGAGCTGAACAGCCCAAACTCAGAAG CGATGACAGGGGCTCCCCTAACGAGAAACGCGATGTTCCCGAAAAAAGGTCCGACCCCTTCCATGCCAAGACTGAAAGAAGATCACATCCTGTGATCCCTGAAGAAGTCACGAAAGAACGAGAGAAGATCAGACGGAGGAATGAACAAACACTCAGCCACATCTTCCATTCCTCAGACAAGGAGAACACTTCTCCCGTGAAACAAAGAGCGTCGCCCAAAGAGGACACGAAGGCAAGAGAGAAGCGGATTGCTCTGGCAAAAAGAGACTGGAACCCTAGTTATGTAATTCCAAAACCTATGGCCAGTAGACGACGGGGTGAAGACACCCATCAGCCAGTTCTCACTGACGCCAATGAACTGTACAAAGCCTACACTGGACACACGAAGCGGGAGTTGAGGAAGGGTGATGACACCATTAGCAGAATTGGCTCTCAGTATGGTGAGGTGTACCAAGCCACGATCACCATCTCCCCACGAAATGCTAAGGAATATGTGCTCACTCTCAGGGAAGCAGATGCATATAAAAAGATGAATTCTGTTTACGGTACTGATTCGTTTAGGAAAAAACGAAAATCATACCTCCTACAAAAATTAATAACTGTAGAACTCGATCAGATTAAAGAACATAaccaaactgttcaggaaagaGAACGAAAAAGGGTCGAATCTAAACGCCGACAGCAGAAACAACTTAATCATCTGAGAAAACGCTTTAAAGACCAACAGTATCGTCGCTTCCGGTCCCAGTACGTCACAAGTCGCGTGTTAGAGCACGAGAAGATGAACCGGAACTTGTACGGACTTCCGGAGGAGTATGCGCCTGACAGGAATGAAGACAGGGAGGAACTGGATTCTCCGGAGGATGAATCCGAACAGAGCGTGAAGAGCAGGAAGAAAAGGGACGAGCTGATTACATCGTTTGACAAGAGGAAGAAGAGGAAAGCCTATGAGAGGAAGTACAAGAACATGTTCAACATAAGTGTAGGTCCGTCCTGGGATCCACGGGCAACAACGCCCAAGATGGAGGGAGTCGACATTATCGCTTTGGAAGTCAAGGATAAGGACG GAAAAGTCAAGGAGAAGAAGGCAGAGGTCAAAGACATTGTAAGGGACGCAAGGAAGTTATTACAGGACTCCAGTAGAG ATTACGATCTATCGCTGAACGAGTCGAGGCTGACATCCCCATACAGTCGTTCGACACGTCTTGACCGACGTCGGCCATCACTCGACTCTCTGGAAatagatgatgacgatgatgacgatgacgatatTTTTGAGCGTGCAAGACGAAAATACAACCTAGATGTAGACAGTCAAGTGTAG